Proteins encoded in a region of the Acetomicrobium thermoterrenum DSM 13490 genome:
- a CDS encoding N-acetylmuramoyl-L-alanine amidase family protein, whose product MINDDGHDLVPIDVVASILSFKISSDDKTFLARNNGSSLELVIGASMAKSNGHNIIPLPFMPLYKEGHWWLEANTALKLLKPLVGDDKELKWAGKSEEDKGQSAAVIPILGKDANVPSKNVIKENSNTIVSRNKVKGLRWGQWEDRVRLVIDLSSEASPFVDRSSPNKLTLRFEGFTLDQVYGDDIKSGDFPEIAVEQKGGAVVIDIFYKSDRISYFSLPSPPRYVVDFFGYGTKRGESPSLKVSGNPSLAPASQESVEVYAPNKKATFPVVVIDAGHGGKDPGAVANGYKEKDINLKVAEGLANVLKKRGISARLTRSRDIYLRLDERTKLANDWDGDLFVSLHCNALPAGRTAKGIEIYIMALPSDEDAMKLALIENKELGEGVTDANSIADKRTKLLLQILGDMEQNVKIEQSLSFAEVLFKAGKNSGLNMRRVAQAPFFVLRGATMPAVLVEMGFLTDKSEAALLANPNYQKRLAESLADGIESYLRNM is encoded by the coding sequence GTGATAAATGATGATGGCCATGATCTGGTTCCAATTGACGTAGTCGCCAGTATCTTGAGTTTCAAGATAAGTTCTGACGATAAGACCTTTTTGGCCCGAAATAACGGCAGTTCATTGGAGTTAGTTATAGGAGCATCTATGGCAAAAAGCAATGGTCATAATATTATTCCCCTTCCCTTTATGCCTTTATACAAAGAAGGGCATTGGTGGTTGGAAGCAAATACTGCGTTGAAATTATTGAAGCCTCTGGTTGGCGATGACAAAGAACTAAAATGGGCTGGCAAGTCAGAGGAGGACAAGGGCCAGAGTGCCGCCGTTATCCCTATTCTTGGGAAGGATGCAAACGTGCCTTCGAAAAATGTCATTAAAGAAAACAGTAACACCATAGTATCGCGGAATAAAGTTAAAGGATTGCGCTGGGGACAGTGGGAGGATAGAGTGAGGTTAGTTATCGATTTATCCTCTGAGGCATCGCCCTTTGTCGATAGAAGTTCCCCTAACAAGCTGACTCTTCGATTTGAAGGATTTACCCTCGATCAGGTTTACGGAGACGATATTAAAAGCGGAGATTTTCCTGAGATTGCCGTTGAGCAAAAAGGCGGTGCGGTGGTCATTGACATTTTTTATAAATCTGACAGAATTTCTTACTTTAGTCTTCCTTCTCCACCCAGATACGTAGTGGATTTCTTCGGCTACGGGACAAAGAGGGGTGAGAGTCCGTCTCTTAAAGTTTCGGGGAATCCTTCTTTGGCTCCCGCTTCACAAGAGAGCGTTGAAGTATACGCGCCAAATAAAAAAGCGACGTTTCCTGTAGTAGTCATAGATGCAGGTCATGGGGGCAAGGATCCTGGTGCCGTTGCAAACGGCTATAAAGAAAAAGATATAAACCTTAAAGTTGCAGAGGGTCTTGCAAATGTGCTTAAAAAACGGGGCATTAGCGCTCGCCTCACTCGTTCGCGCGATATATACCTTCGATTGGACGAAAGGACGAAGTTGGCAAACGATTGGGATGGGGATTTGTTTGTAAGTTTACATTGCAATGCCCTGCCTGCAGGCAGAACCGCTAAGGGAATCGAAATTTATATAATGGCCTTGCCTAGCGACGAGGATGCCATGAAACTTGCACTTATAGAAAACAAGGAATTGGGAGAAGGGGTTACGGATGCTAACAGTATAGCCGATAAGCGTACGAAACTTTTGTTACAAATATTAGGAGATATGGAGCAAAATGTAAAGATAGAGCAGAGCCTATCCTTTGCCGAAGTTTTGTTTAAGGCGGGCAAAAATTCCGGTTTAAATATGCGCCGAGTGGCCCAGGCGCCCTTTTTTGTTTTAAGAGGAGCGACAATGCCGGCAGTATTAGTTGAAATGGGTTTTTTGACGGATAAATCGGAAGCCGCCTTGTTGGCTAATCCCAATTATCAAAAAAGGCTTGCTGAAAGTTTAGCTGATGGTATAGAGTCGTATTTACGCAATATGTGA